From a region of the Calonectris borealis chromosome 2, bCalBor7.hap1.2, whole genome shotgun sequence genome:
- the SDR16C5 gene encoding epidermal retinol dehydrogenase 2, which translates to MFNFRSILKILQFLKLLIFLFFENFILFIFPPCKKTFAGEIVLITGSANGIGRQIALNFAPLGATLVLWDIDDEGNKETSRLAQKNGATRVFAYHCDCSNREEVYEQADKVIKEVGDVTILINNAGILLGKKFCDISDADFEKTLRVNFLSQVWICKAFLPAMMTCNRGHLVSTASAAGLLGVYRMSDYSGSKYAIFGMMEALDSELYHAGKQGIKTTIICPYFINTELAKGFQTQNHLFLPVYDAKYVASKIMDAIQKEKFYLIMPLTLRFLSFKTLIPRKMVLFFESCLNIANSFDKAFGRKKKD; encoded by the exons ATGTTCAACTTCAGAAGCATCCTGAAGATACTACAGTTCCtgaaattattgatttttttattttttgagaatttCATCTTATTCATATTTCCTCCATGCAAAAAAACTTTTGCTGGGGAAATAGTGCTTATTACTGGCTCTGCAAATGGGATTGGAAGGCAGATCGCCTTAAATTTTGCTCCTTTGGGCGCAACCTTGGTTCTTTGGGACATTGATGATGAAGGCAACAAAGAAACAAGCAGATTAGCCCAAAAAAATGGAGCTACACGAGTGTTTGCCTACCACTGTGACTGCAGCAATAGGGAGGAGGTCTATGAACAGGCAGACAAG GTTATAAAAGAAGTTGGGGATGTTACTATTCTAATCAATAATGCTGGCATACTGCTTGGGAAAAAGTTTTGTGACATTTCAGATGCAGATTTTGAAAAGACCTTAAGAGTCAACTTCCTCTCTCAAGTCTgg ATTTGCAAGGCCTTTCTTCCAGCCATGATGACCTGTAACCGTGGACACCTGGTTAGCACAGCCAGTGCAGCAGGGTTGCTGGGAGTCTACAGAATGTCAG ATTATTCTGGAAGTAAGTATGCAATCTTTGGAATGATGGAAGCCTTAGATTCGGAGCTGTATCATGCAGGAAAACAAGGCATTAAAACAACAATCATTTGCCCTTATTTTATTAATACTGAATTAGCTAAAGGTTTTCAAACCCA AAAccacctttttcttcctgtttatgaTGCCAAGTATGTAGCCAGCAAGATTATGGATGcaattcaaaaggaaaagttttatcTAATCATGCCTCTGACTTTAcgcttcctttctttcaaaac TCTTATTCCTAGAAAAATGGTACTATTCTTCGAATCTTGCCTTAATATCGCCAACAGCTTCGATAAAGCCTTTGGTCGGAAGAAAAAGGATTGA